Proteins from a single region of Acidovorax sp. NCPPB 3576:
- a CDS encoding DUF1488 family protein, with protein sequence MSQPPFFHEASGTVRFWVEVQSQWIGASVGKDALHYRYGTGTGDADPLDTYRSHASEIEAAVRRRVEQGAIEPVMLREFDLRAT encoded by the coding sequence ATGTCACAGCCTCCCTTTTTCCATGAAGCCTCGGGAACGGTGCGCTTTTGGGTCGAGGTCCAGTCGCAATGGATCGGCGCCAGCGTCGGCAAGGACGCCCTGCACTACCGCTATGGCACCGGCACCGGGGATGCAGACCCGCTGGACACCTACCGCAGCCACGCATCCGAGATCGAGGCCGCGGTGCGCCGCCGCGTGGAACAGGGCGCCATCGAGCCCGTGATGCTGCGCGAGTTCGACCTGCGCGCCACCTAG
- a CDS encoding Crp/Fnr family transcriptional regulator encodes MPHREEPHRNRLLAALDEAGRQRLHPYLESVSLDVGQVLSEPGERVGHAVFPSTAIVSLLHRLEGGGCAGVAVVGFEGMVGACLVLGGDSMPNRAVVQCAGHGWRVPAHALLNALQQSAAWQRHLLRYVQALLGQIAQTAVCNRHHSLDQQLCRWLLTSLDRLEGPDVVVTQELIAHMLGVRREGVTEAAGHLQQAGLIRYRRGRITVLDIDGLLQRTCECHRLVQREYERLLP; translated from the coding sequence ATGCCCCACCGTGAAGAACCCCATCGCAATCGCCTGCTCGCGGCGCTGGACGAAGCCGGGCGGCAGCGCCTGCACCCGTACCTCGAATCCGTGAGCCTGGACGTGGGGCAGGTGCTCAGCGAGCCGGGCGAGCGCGTGGGCCATGCGGTGTTTCCCTCCACGGCCATCGTCTCGCTGCTGCATCGCCTGGAAGGCGGCGGCTGCGCGGGGGTCGCCGTGGTCGGCTTCGAGGGCATGGTCGGTGCGTGCCTCGTGCTGGGCGGGGATTCGATGCCCAACCGTGCCGTGGTGCAGTGCGCGGGCCACGGCTGGCGCGTGCCGGCCCATGCGCTGCTGAACGCGCTGCAGCAGTCCGCCGCGTGGCAGCGGCATTTGCTGCGCTACGTGCAGGCGCTCCTGGGGCAGATCGCGCAGACGGCCGTGTGCAATCGCCACCACTCGCTGGACCAGCAACTGTGCCGCTGGCTGCTGACCAGCCTCGATCGCCTGGAGGGCCCGGACGTGGTGGTGACCCAGGAGCTCATCGCCCACATGCTGGGCGTTCGCCGCGAAGGGGTGACCGAAGCGGCGGGGCATCTGCAGCAAGCCGGATTGATCCGCTACCGCCGTGGCCGCATCACCGTGCTGGACATCGATGGCTTGCTGCAGCGCACCTGCGAATGCCACCGGCTCGTGCAGCGGGAGTACGAGCGCCTTTTGCCGTGA
- a CDS encoding S1 family peptidase encodes MKNLQDVTERICELKGSLIAIDALLPALLDALPPGAHGTLARSFDAHVEAARTVMLHAPISDHVLSTFERDAARMHGVIAALAGTPAPPADSEPEPVAQSPASATESVLLTTTRISTFDGPRSLTGASGFFFRRDGRLFLVTSRHVLADAPSAHFPDRIEIDLHLHPQDLTRVAVFSLLLYRDGLGLWRQAVDSGGEVDVAAIEIDIARLPEGCVFEAFDASHLQAAGDPPQVGDALVVIGFPLGFHDTVHRLPVVRAASVASAYGVRFQQQGYFLTDARTHRGSSGAPVLRRRAGAGPAPLPWQLLGVHSTRMDMSTRDLVQDESLGLNCAWYADVLMALTGPGPAGASPVAAS; translated from the coding sequence ATGAAAAACCTGCAAGACGTCACCGAGCGCATCTGCGAACTCAAGGGCAGCCTCATCGCCATCGACGCGCTGCTGCCGGCCCTGCTCGATGCCCTGCCGCCCGGGGCGCACGGCACCCTGGCGCGGTCGTTCGACGCCCACGTCGAGGCGGCCCGGACCGTGATGCTCCATGCCCCCATCTCCGACCATGTGCTGTCCACCTTCGAGCGCGATGCCGCCCGCATGCACGGCGTGATCGCCGCGCTGGCCGGCACGCCGGCGCCTCCGGCCGACTCCGAGCCCGAGCCCGTGGCGCAGTCCCCGGCTTCGGCCACCGAATCCGTGCTGCTCACCACCACGCGCATCAGCACGTTCGACGGGCCGCGCTCGCTGACGGGGGCGAGCGGGTTCTTCTTTCGGCGCGACGGGCGGCTTTTCCTGGTGACGAGCCGGCATGTGCTGGCCGACGCGCCCAGCGCCCATTTTCCGGACCGCATCGAAATCGATCTGCACCTGCACCCGCAGGACCTCACGCGCGTCGCCGTGTTCTCGCTGCTGCTGTACCGCGACGGGCTGGGCCTGTGGCGCCAGGCGGTGGACAGCGGGGGCGAGGTGGACGTGGCCGCGATCGAGATCGACATCGCCCGCCTGCCCGAGGGCTGCGTCTTCGAGGCGTTCGACGCCAGCCATCTGCAAGCCGCGGGCGATCCGCCCCAGGTCGGCGATGCGCTGGTCGTGATCGGGTTCCCGCTGGGGTTTCACGACACGGTGCACCGCCTGCCCGTGGTGCGCGCGGCTTCGGTGGCCTCGGCCTACGGGGTGCGGTTCCAGCAGCAGGGCTATTTCCTGACCGATGCCCGCACCCACCGCGGCAGCAGCGGCGCCCCGGTGCTGCGCCGGCGCGCTGGCGCGGGCCCGGCGCCGCTGCCGTGGCAACTGCTGGGCGTGCACTCCACGCGCATGGACATGAGCACCCGCGATCTGGTGCAGGACGAATCGCTGGGCCTGAACTGCGCCTGGTATGCCGACGTGCTGATGGCGCTCACCGGGCCGGGCCCGGCGGGGGCTTCGCCCGTTGCGGCCTCCTGA
- the cspE gene encoding transcription antiterminator/RNA stability regulator CspE, whose product MTTQTGTVKWFNDGKGFGFIAPDDGSKDLFAHFREIQGGSGFKTLAESQRVQFEVTQGEKGPQASNIRAVE is encoded by the coding sequence ATGACGACACAAACCGGCACCGTGAAATGGTTCAACGATGGCAAGGGCTTCGGCTTCATCGCCCCCGATGACGGCAGCAAGGACCTGTTTGCCCACTTCCGCGAAATCCAGGGTGGCAGCGGCTTCAAGACCCTGGCAGAAAGCCAGCGCGTGCAGTTCGAAGTGACGCAAGGCGAAAAGGGACCGCAGGCGTCCAACATCCGCGCCGTCGAATAA
- a CDS encoding GH36-type glycosyl hydrolase domain-containing protein, whose translation MLPFLQRLLFRGNDASLWSGSAPVRGELFGLERLEQHAQSLAAAQAVSAKPPAVAPLRRRLDDNARVLLAAYRASAAELEAGRRVVPAAEWLLDNYHLVEKQVRDIRGDLPADYYRQLPKLASGPFAGYPRVLGLTWAFVAHTDSHVDAGTLRAFLQAYQRVQPLTIGELWAVAITLRIVLIENLRRLVDQMTVGRAARADADRLATHLMALGSARSALDEDIAARSPLALSELFAAQLAKRLRDHDPRTMPALGWLQERLQQQGTTIDEVVSHAQQRQGASNVTVRNVITSLRLMSDIDWAALFESVSLVDERLREGSHFAAMDFPTRNLYRDAIEQLARRSRHSELDIAEHALAAAKAAASAPGAERSDGADDPGYHLISAGRRALEQAIGFHAPLHWRLARLRGEHSLRGYVGAIALTTAALCAAGWLVLPVGAGAWLTALWLLGLLLPASEVATSLVHRLVAWRLGAAPLPGLELAEGVPASMRTLVAMPTLFTSPADLLEQIERLEVHYLAGGEGDIAFALVADGMDAPTQDLPSDAPLIALAEQAIAALNLRHGPAPQGPRFLLLHRRRLFNAAENTWMGWERKRGKLHELNQLLRGAADTSFVTPAVPRGVRYVITLDADTRLPRDAALRLVGKMAHPLNRPRFDPVSQRVVGGYAILQPRITPSLPTGSQGSFYQRISSSPGGMDPYAMAISDVYQDLFGEGSYTGKGIYDVDAFEASLQGRVPDNTLLSHDLFEGTFARAGLASDIELIEDAPARYDVAARRQHRWTRGDWQLLPWIVGHWSGPQAVSAVGRWKMIDNLRRSLLAPSALLALAMAWAMPTAPAAIAMLLVLLMLAVPACLPVLSSAWSHRPGVRLRSQWRVLAADARMACAQTVLSWSLLADQAWRMGDALVRTLARMLFTRRHLLEWTTAAQSSQRPRPGVRGFYRQMAPGMALGLAVAMASIALAPSHWAATLALLLPMVSLWLAAPALAAWASRPPGTAPLLDLQPAQALALRLIARRTWRYFETFVTPAEHMLPPDNFQETPRPVVARRTSPTNIGLYLLATAAARDFGWAGTLETVVRLEATFATLQKLQRFRGHFFNWYGTADLRALDPPYVSSVDSGNLAGHLIALANTCDEWRDHPTPPAQARTGIGDALQLARAGLPGLASARGVPLAQRMGELLDSMAALIDGPLTLQELAPTLGRLADKAASAAKPAGTAQDDPGVDEMLFWTREIARATAAHAEDALAPTSPTSPTSPTSPAMLAGRLQALAGMARDMALAMDFAFLMDPERKLLSIGYALAEQRLDENCYDLLGSEARLASLFAIAKGDAPTRHWFRLGRAATPLSGGSALISWSGSMFEYLMPSLVMRAPADSLLEQTNRLVVQRQIAYGQALGIPWGISESAYNARDMEFTYQYSNFGVPGLGLKRGLGDNRVIAPYATGLAAMVEPRAALLNYERLAAMGALGHHGFYEALDFTPTRLPEGQPVAIVRNYMAHHQGMTIVALLNVLMGGRMRERFHREPMVQSSELLMQERTPRNVAVDRPRAEEVKASLDGSVIQPPTVRRLGAGAPGPVTHLLSNGSYTVMLTAAGAGYSRWRGVAVTRWREDATRDSHGSFIYLRDVQSAQVWSPTTQPLGASHHHGDVLFGEDHATFSHHDKGLLTTLDVLVSGETDGEVRRISLANSGRRTREVDVTSYAEVVLAPQAADDAHPAFSKLFVLTEYLPEFGALIATRRPRTPHEPQAWAGHFAVLEGEITAAPQYGSDRAGFLGRGRNPATAAAVLQGLPLSGAVGTVLDPVFALRQRVRVAPGGLARIAFWTVVASTRAGLLDLIDQHHERSAFDRAATLSWTQAQVQLRHLGVDGEEAADFQRLAAPLLYADRRFRAHPETLLQGAGPQSGLWPHAVSGDLPIVVLRIDDIEDMPQVRQLLTAHEYWRMKQLSVDLVILNERASSYVQDLQVAIETAVRSSQARPAMASGLAQGAVHVLRADLLGVKGRALLQSAARLELVARQGPVADRLARMAPHAPSVAPAPARPAWVPPPAPPAAGAAPAAAAPEDLEFFNGLGGFALDGREYVVRLGAGRATPAPWINVIANPGFGFQVSERGSTCTWCTNSRENQLTPWSNDPVSDPSGEAIYVHDEATGEAWTATAQPLGDDGLYEARHGHGYSRFAHAARGLGLELLQYVPGEDPVKISRLTLRNTSEKARRLTVTAYAEWVLGTSRGASAPFIVTSVDEGSGALLAHKPWDMAFPGRVAFADLRGQQTAWTADRTEFLGRHGGPGAPAALAGNDPLSGRTGAGLDPCAALQCVVELAPGASVEVVSLLGQGDSLEATQALIARYRTCDLDAVLAQVTDGWRQTLGAVQVRTPDRAMDILLNGWLLYQTIACRLWARAAFYQASGAYGFRDQLQDGMALRFTHPDQTRAHLLRAAGRQFPEGDVQHWWLPHSGQGVRTRISDDRAWLAYAAAEYIATSGDLAVLDEAVPFLEGPALQPGEHDAFFQPMPSGLSASLFEHCARALDQCMELTGRQGLPLIGTGDWNDGMNRVGAEGQGESVWLGWLLIRTVALFAPLAEGRGDARAALWRAHAESVRTAIEAVAWDGAWYRRATFDDGTWLGSQDSGECRIDAIAQAWAVLSGAADPARAAQAMDSLERHLIRQDDGLALLLAPPFDQMPRDPGYIKGYPPGLRENGGQYSHAAMWSILAFAQQGDGDRAAALFRLVNPILHASTPEQVARYQVEPYVIAADVYAVPPHAGRGGWTWYTGSAAWMYRAGIEGILGLRREGTALRVRPCIPADWPGFEATVTIGTSHCAIRVSRTPGASGPPQAWLDGASAPYEDTGVRVPLDGGGHDLLLTL comes from the coding sequence ATGCTCCCCTTCCTTCAACGCCTTCTGTTTCGCGGCAACGATGCATCGCTGTGGTCCGGCTCGGCGCCGGTGCGCGGCGAACTGTTCGGGCTGGAGCGCCTGGAGCAGCACGCCCAGAGCCTGGCCGCCGCGCAAGCCGTCAGCGCCAAGCCCCCGGCCGTCGCCCCGCTGCGCCGGCGCCTGGACGACAACGCCCGGGTGCTGCTGGCCGCCTACCGCGCCAGCGCGGCCGAGCTGGAGGCGGGCCGGCGGGTCGTGCCCGCCGCCGAATGGCTGCTGGACAACTACCACCTCGTCGAAAAGCAGGTGCGCGACATCCGGGGCGACCTGCCGGCCGACTACTACCGGCAGTTGCCCAAGCTCGCATCGGGCCCGTTCGCGGGCTATCCCCGGGTGCTGGGCCTGACCTGGGCTTTCGTCGCCCATACCGACAGCCACGTGGATGCGGGCACGTTGCGGGCCTTCCTGCAGGCCTACCAGCGCGTGCAGCCGCTGACCATCGGCGAGCTGTGGGCGGTGGCGATCACGCTGCGCATCGTGCTGATCGAAAACCTGCGCCGGCTGGTGGACCAGATGACCGTGGGCCGCGCCGCGCGGGCCGATGCCGACCGGCTCGCCACGCACCTGATGGCCCTGGGCTCCGCCCGCTCGGCGCTGGACGAGGACATCGCCGCGCGGTCGCCCCTGGCGCTGTCCGAACTGTTCGCCGCCCAGCTCGCCAAGCGGCTGCGCGACCACGACCCGCGGACCATGCCGGCGCTGGGCTGGCTGCAGGAGCGCCTGCAGCAGCAGGGCACCACCATCGACGAAGTGGTGTCGCATGCCCAGCAGCGCCAGGGCGCCTCCAACGTCACCGTGCGCAACGTGATCACGAGCCTGCGGCTCATGTCCGACATCGACTGGGCCGCCCTGTTCGAGAGCGTGAGCCTGGTGGACGAGCGCCTGCGCGAAGGCAGCCACTTCGCAGCGATGGACTTTCCCACGCGCAACCTCTACCGCGACGCCATCGAGCAATTGGCGCGCCGGTCCCGCCATTCGGAGCTGGATATCGCCGAGCACGCACTGGCCGCCGCGAAGGCCGCCGCCAGTGCCCCGGGTGCGGAGCGCAGCGACGGCGCCGACGACCCGGGCTACCACCTCATTTCCGCGGGCCGCAGGGCGCTCGAGCAGGCCATCGGCTTCCATGCGCCGCTGCACTGGCGCCTGGCGCGCCTGCGGGGCGAGCACAGCCTGCGCGGCTACGTGGGCGCCATCGCGCTGACCACGGCCGCGCTGTGCGCCGCGGGCTGGCTCGTGCTGCCCGTGGGTGCGGGCGCGTGGCTGACCGCACTGTGGCTGCTGGGCCTGCTGCTGCCCGCCTCCGAGGTCGCCACCAGCCTGGTGCACCGGCTGGTGGCCTGGCGCCTGGGCGCGGCGCCCCTGCCCGGACTGGAGCTGGCCGAAGGCGTCCCGGCCTCGATGCGCACGCTGGTGGCCATGCCCACGCTGTTCACCAGCCCGGCGGACCTGCTGGAGCAGATCGAGCGGCTGGAGGTGCACTACCTGGCGGGCGGCGAGGGAGACATCGCCTTCGCGCTGGTCGCCGACGGGATGGATGCGCCCACGCAGGACCTGCCCTCCGACGCCCCCCTCATCGCGCTGGCCGAGCAGGCCATCGCTGCGCTGAACCTGCGCCATGGCCCAGCGCCGCAGGGGCCGCGATTCCTGCTGCTGCACCGCCGCCGCCTGTTCAATGCGGCGGAGAACACCTGGATGGGATGGGAGCGCAAGCGGGGCAAGCTCCATGAGCTGAACCAGCTGCTGCGCGGTGCGGCGGACACCAGCTTCGTGACCCCGGCCGTACCGCGGGGCGTGCGCTACGTGATCACGCTGGACGCCGACACGCGGCTGCCGCGCGATGCGGCGCTGCGCCTGGTGGGCAAGATGGCCCACCCGCTCAACCGCCCCCGGTTCGACCCCGTGTCGCAACGCGTCGTGGGCGGCTACGCCATCTTGCAGCCGCGCATCACGCCGTCGCTGCCCACCGGCAGCCAGGGCTCGTTCTACCAGCGGATCTCCTCCAGCCCGGGCGGCATGGACCCGTACGCGATGGCCATCTCGGACGTCTATCAGGACCTCTTCGGCGAAGGCTCGTACACCGGCAAGGGTATCTACGACGTGGACGCCTTCGAGGCGTCGCTGCAGGGCCGGGTGCCGGACAACACCCTGCTGAGCCACGATCTCTTCGAAGGCACTTTCGCGCGCGCCGGCCTGGCCTCCGACATCGAACTGATCGAGGATGCCCCGGCCCGCTACGACGTGGCCGCGCGGCGCCAGCACCGCTGGACGCGGGGCGACTGGCAATTGCTGCCCTGGATCGTGGGCCACTGGAGCGGCCCCCAGGCCGTGTCCGCCGTGGGGCGCTGGAAGATGATCGACAACCTGCGCCGCTCGCTGCTGGCGCCGTCGGCGCTGCTGGCGCTGGCCATGGCCTGGGCGATGCCCACGGCGCCTGCCGCCATCGCCATGCTGCTGGTGCTGCTGATGCTGGCCGTCCCCGCCTGCCTGCCGGTGCTCTCCAGCGCCTGGTCGCACCGGCCGGGCGTGCGGCTGCGCAGCCAATGGCGGGTGCTGGCCGCCGATGCGCGGATGGCCTGCGCGCAAACCGTCCTGTCCTGGAGCCTGCTGGCGGACCAGGCCTGGCGCATGGGCGATGCCCTGGTGCGCACGCTGGCCAGAATGCTCTTCACCCGCCGCCACCTGCTGGAATGGACGACCGCGGCGCAGTCCAGCCAGCGCCCCCGGCCGGGCGTGCGGGGCTTTTACCGCCAGATGGCCCCGGGCATGGCGCTCGGCCTGGCCGTGGCAATGGCCTCCATCGCGCTGGCGCCATCGCACTGGGCGGCCACGCTGGCGCTGCTGCTGCCGATGGTGTCGCTGTGGCTGGCGGCGCCCGCCCTCGCCGCATGGGCCAGCCGGCCGCCAGGCACGGCGCCCCTGCTGGACCTGCAGCCCGCGCAGGCCCTGGCGCTGCGCCTGATCGCGCGGCGCACCTGGCGCTACTTCGAGACCTTCGTCACGCCGGCGGAACACATGCTGCCGCCCGACAACTTCCAGGAGACACCCCGGCCCGTGGTGGCGCGCCGCACATCGCCCACCAACATCGGCCTGTACCTGCTGGCGACGGCCGCCGCGCGCGATTTCGGCTGGGCCGGCACGCTGGAGACGGTGGTGCGCCTGGAGGCGACGTTCGCCACGCTGCAAAAGCTCCAGCGCTTTCGGGGCCACTTCTTCAACTGGTATGGCACGGCGGACCTGCGCGCGCTCGATCCGCCCTATGTGTCGTCGGTGGACAGCGGCAACCTGGCGGGCCACCTGATCGCACTGGCCAACACCTGCGACGAGTGGCGCGACCACCCAACGCCCCCGGCGCAAGCGCGCACGGGCATCGGCGACGCCCTGCAACTGGCGCGTGCGGGCCTGCCGGGCCTGGCCAGCGCACGCGGCGTGCCCCTGGCGCAGCGCATGGGCGAGCTGCTGGACAGCATGGCCGCCTTGATCGATGGCCCCCTGACCCTGCAGGAGCTGGCGCCCACGCTCGGCCGCCTGGCCGACAAGGCGGCCAGTGCGGCCAAGCCGGCGGGCACGGCGCAGGACGATCCCGGCGTGGACGAAATGCTGTTCTGGACCCGTGAGATCGCCCGCGCAACCGCGGCCCATGCCGAAGATGCCCTGGCGCCCACCTCGCCCACCTCGCCCACGTCGCCCACCTCGCCGGCGATGCTGGCCGGCCGGCTGCAGGCGCTGGCCGGCATGGCGCGTGACATGGCCCTGGCCATGGATTTCGCTTTCCTGATGGATCCGGAGCGCAAGCTGCTGTCCATCGGCTATGCGCTGGCGGAACAGCGCCTGGACGAGAACTGCTACGACCTGCTCGGGTCCGAGGCGCGGCTGGCCAGCCTCTTTGCCATCGCCAAGGGCGATGCGCCGACCCGCCACTGGTTCCGGCTGGGGCGCGCCGCCACGCCGCTTTCGGGCGGCTCGGCGTTGATCTCCTGGTCCGGCTCGATGTTCGAATACCTGATGCCCTCGCTGGTCATGCGGGCGCCCGCGGACAGCCTGCTGGAGCAGACGAACCGTCTCGTCGTGCAGCGGCAGATCGCATACGGGCAGGCGCTCGGCATCCCGTGGGGCATCTCGGAGTCCGCCTACAACGCGCGCGACATGGAGTTCACCTATCAGTACTCCAACTTCGGCGTACCGGGCCTGGGCCTCAAGCGCGGGCTCGGCGACAACCGGGTCATCGCCCCCTACGCCACCGGCCTGGCCGCCATGGTGGAGCCGCGCGCGGCACTGCTGAACTACGAGCGCCTGGCCGCCATGGGGGCGCTCGGCCACCATGGCTTCTACGAAGCGCTGGATTTCACGCCCACGCGCCTGCCCGAAGGGCAGCCGGTGGCCATCGTGCGCAACTACATGGCCCATCACCAGGGCATGACCATCGTGGCCCTTCTCAACGTGCTGATGGGCGGCCGCATGCGGGAGCGCTTTCACCGCGAGCCCATGGTCCAGTCCAGCGAACTGCTGATGCAGGAGCGCACGCCGCGCAACGTGGCAGTGGACCGGCCGCGCGCCGAAGAGGTGAAAGCCTCGCTGGACGGCAGCGTGATCCAGCCGCCCACCGTGCGCCGCCTGGGCGCCGGGGCGCCCGGGCCGGTCACGCACCTGCTGTCCAACGGCAGCTACACGGTCATGCTCACGGCCGCGGGCGCGGGCTACAGCCGCTGGCGCGGGGTGGCGGTGACGCGCTGGCGCGAAGACGCCACGCGGGATTCGCACGGCAGCTTCATCTACCTGCGCGATGTGCAAAGCGCCCAGGTGTGGTCCCCCACCACCCAGCCCCTTGGGGCCAGCCACCACCACGGCGACGTGCTGTTCGGCGAGGACCACGCCACGTTCTCGCACCACGACAAGGGCCTGCTCACCACGCTGGACGTGCTGGTGTCCGGCGAGACCGATGGCGAGGTGCGCCGCATCTCGCTGGCCAACAGCGGGCGGCGGACGCGCGAGGTCGATGTGACCTCCTACGCCGAGGTGGTGCTGGCGCCGCAGGCCGCGGACGACGCGCACCCCGCGTTCTCCAAGCTCTTCGTGCTGACCGAGTACCTGCCGGAATTCGGCGCGCTGATCGCCACGCGCCGGCCGCGCACGCCCCACGAGCCGCAGGCATGGGCCGGGCATTTCGCGGTGCTGGAAGGCGAGATCACCGCGGCGCCCCAGTACGGCTCCGACCGCGCGGGCTTCCTGGGCCGGGGGCGCAACCCCGCCACCGCCGCCGCCGTGCTGCAGGGCCTGCCGCTGTCGGGCGCCGTGGGCACGGTGCTGGACCCGGTGTTCGCGCTGCGCCAGCGGGTGCGCGTGGCACCGGGCGGGCTGGCGCGCATCGCCTTCTGGACCGTGGTGGCATCGACCCGTGCGGGACTGCTGGACCTCATCGACCAGCACCATGAGCGCAGCGCCTTCGACCGCGCCGCCACGCTGTCGTGGACGCAGGCCCAGGTGCAGCTGCGCCACCTGGGGGTGGACGGCGAGGAAGCCGCCGACTTCCAGCGCCTGGCCGCGCCGCTGCTGTATGCCGACCGCCGTTTCCGCGCCCATCCCGAGACCTTGCTGCAGGGGGCCGGGCCGCAGTCGGGTCTGTGGCCGCACGCGGTCTCCGGCGACCTGCCCATCGTGGTGCTGCGCATCGATGACATCGAAGACATGCCGCAGGTGCGGCAATTGCTCACGGCCCACGAATACTGGCGCATGAAGCAGCTGAGCGTGGACCTGGTCATCCTGAACGAACGCGCGTCTTCCTACGTGCAGGACCTGCAGGTGGCCATCGAGACCGCGGTGCGCAGCAGCCAGGCGCGCCCGGCCATGGCGTCGGGCCTGGCGCAGGGCGCGGTCCATGTGCTGCGGGCCGACCTGCTGGGGGTGAAAGGGCGCGCGCTGCTGCAGTCGGCGGCGCGCCTGGAGCTCGTCGCGCGCCAGGGCCCGGTCGCCGACCGGCTCGCCCGCATGGCGCCGCACGCCCCGAGCGTGGCACCGGCCCCCGCCCGGCCGGCCTGGGTGCCGCCACCCGCCCCTCCGGCGGCTGGCGCGGCCCCCGCCGCGGCTGCCCCCGAGGACCTGGAATTCTTCAACGGCCTGGGCGGATTCGCACTGGACGGGCGGGAGTATGTCGTGCGGCTGGGCGCAGGCCGGGCCACCCCGGCGCCGTGGATCAACGTCATCGCCAACCCGGGGTTCGGGTTCCAGGTGTCCGAGCGCGGCAGCACCTGCACCTGGTGCACCAACAGCCGCGAGAACCAGCTGACCCCGTGGTCTAACGACCCCGTGAGCGATCCGTCGGGAGAAGCGATCTACGTGCACGACGAAGCCACGGGCGAAGCGTGGACCGCCACCGCGCAGCCCCTGGGCGACGATGGCCTGTACGAAGCGCGCCACGGCCACGGCTACAGCCGGTTCGCGCATGCGGCACGCGGCCTGGGGCTGGAACTGCTGCAGTACGTGCCCGGCGAAGACCCCGTCAAGATCTCGCGCCTCACGCTGCGCAATACCTCGGAGAAGGCCCGGCGCCTGACCGTCACGGCCTATGCCGAATGGGTGCTGGGCACCTCGCGCGGCGCGTCGGCGCCTTTCATCGTGACCTCCGTGGATGAAGGCAGCGGCGCCCTGCTCGCCCACAAGCCCTGGGACATGGCCTTTCCCGGCCGGGTGGCCTTCGCGGACCTGCGCGGTCAGCAGACGGCCTGGACGGCCGACCGCACCGAGTTCCTGGGCCGCCACGGCGGGCCTGGGGCACCCGCCGCGCTCGCCGGCAACGACCCGCTGTCGGGCCGCACGGGGGCCGGGCTCGACCCCTGCGCGGCGCTGCAGTGCGTGGTCGAACTGGCCCCGGGGGCTTCGGTGGAGGTGGTGTCCCTGCTCGGGCAAGGCGACTCGCTGGAAGCGACGCAGGCGCTCATCGCCCGCTACCGCACGTGCGATCTCGATGCCGTGCTGGCGCAGGTGACCGATGGCTGGCGGCAGACTTTGGGCGCGGTGCAGGTGCGCACGCCCGACCGGGCCATGGACATCCTGCTCAACGGCTGGCTGCTCTACCAGACCATCGCCTGCCGGCTGTGGGCGCGGGCGGCCTTCTACCAGGCCAGCGGCGCCTACGGGTTCCGAGACCAGCTGCAGGACGGGATGGCGCTGCGCTTCACGCACCCGGACCAGACCCGCGCGCACCTGCTGCGCGCCGCCGGCCGCCAGTTCCCGGAAGGCGACGTGCAGCACTGGTGGCTGCCGCACTCCGGCCAGGGCGTGCGCACCCGCATCTCGGACGACCGCGCCTGGCTGGCCTATGCGGCGGCGGAGTACATCGCCACCTCGGGCGATCTGGCCGTGCTGGACGAAGCCGTGCCCTTCCTCGAAGGCCCCGCGCTGCAGCCCGGCGAACACGATGCGTTCTTCCAGCCCATGCCGTCCGGGCTGTCGGCCTCGCTGTTCGAGCACTGCGCCCGCGCATTGGACCAATGCATGGAACTCACGGGCCGGCAGGGGCTGCCGCTCATCGGCACCGGCGACTGGAACGACGGCATGAACCGCGTGGGCGCCGAAGGGCAAGGCGAAAGCGTGTGGCTCGGCTGGCTGCTGATCCGCACCGTCGCCCTCTTCGCGCCGCTGGCCGAAGGCCGGGGCGATGCCCGGGCCGCGCTCTGGCGCGCGCACGCCGAATCGGTGCGCACCGCCATCGAGGCGGTGGCATGGGACGGCGCCTGGTACCGCCGCGCCACCTTCGACGACGGCACCTGGCTGGGCTCGCAGGACAGCGGGGAATGCCGCATCGACGCCATCGCCCAGGCCTGGGCCGTGCTGTCGGGGGCCGCCGACCCGGCGCGCGCCGCCCAGGCCATGGATTCGCTGGAGCGGCACCTGATCCGCCAGGACGACGGGCTCGCCCTGCTGCTGGCCCCCCCGTTCGACCAGATGCCGCGGGACCCCGGGTACATCAAGGGCTACCCGCCCGGCCTGCGCGAGAACGGCGGCCAGTACAGCCACGCCGCCATGTGGTCCATCCTCGCCTTCGCGCAGCAGGGCGATGGCGACCGGGCCGCTGCGCTGTTCCGGCTGGTAAACCCCATCCTGCACGCCAGCACGCCCGAGCAGGTCGCCCGCTACCAGGTGGAGCCCTACGTGATCGCGGCCGACGTCTATGCCGTGCCCCCGCATGCCGGCCGCGGCGGCTGGACCTGGTACACCGGCTCGGCCGCGTGGATGTACCGCGCGGGCATCGAAGGCATCCTGGGGCTGCGCCGCGAAGGCACGGCGCTGCGCGTGCGGCCCTGCATTCCTGCGGACTGGCCGGGGTTCGAGGCGACGGTCACCATCGGCACCAGCCACTGCGCGATCCGCGTCTCCCGCACCCCGGGCGCGAGCGGCCCGCCGCAGGCCTGGCTGGACGGCGCCTCTGCGCCGTACGAAGACACCGGCGTTCGCGTGCCGCTCGACGGCGGCGGGCACGACCTGCTGCTGACGCTCTGA